A portion of the Mesobacillus sp. AQ2 genome contains these proteins:
- a CDS encoding cysteine desulfurase family protein: MDRIYLDHAATTPMHPEVLAEMVKVMESEFGNPSSIHHFGREARKILDDTRDELAKSIGTKGNNIIFTSGGTEADNLAIIGYAEQNRSKGQHIITTQVEHHAVLHSCEELEKRGFEVTYLPVDENGLVSINAFDDALRDDTILVTIMYGNNEVGTIQPIAEIGKRLAGHQAVFHTDAVQAYGIENFSVEELNVDMLSVSAHKINGPKGIGFLYIRGGIKLARQLFGGEQERKRRAGTENVAAIAGFRKAVRLSQQELERKRALYRDLQKRFISKLEESGISFQLNGLLDNSLPHILNLSFPGTNVEAMLVNLDLAGIAASSGSACTAGSIDPSHVLVAMFGKDSDKLTNSIRFSFGLNNTPEQIDKAAADTANIVQRLAKNQRA, encoded by the coding sequence TTGGATAGAATCTATTTGGACCATGCGGCCACAACACCGATGCATCCAGAAGTCCTGGCTGAAATGGTTAAAGTCATGGAATCTGAGTTTGGGAATCCTTCAAGCATCCACCATTTCGGGCGCGAGGCGAGAAAAATCCTGGATGATACTCGAGATGAACTAGCAAAAAGCATCGGGACAAAAGGGAACAATATCATTTTCACAAGCGGCGGAACGGAAGCTGATAACCTCGCTATTATTGGCTATGCCGAACAAAACCGCTCAAAAGGGCAGCATATCATTACGACGCAGGTTGAACACCATGCTGTACTGCATAGCTGTGAGGAGTTGGAAAAACGGGGCTTTGAGGTCACTTATCTCCCTGTTGATGAAAATGGCCTTGTTTCCATTAATGCTTTTGATGATGCGCTGCGGGATGATACGATTCTTGTGACCATCATGTACGGAAATAATGAAGTGGGGACAATTCAGCCGATTGCAGAAATAGGGAAGCGACTTGCCGGACACCAGGCCGTTTTCCATACGGATGCAGTCCAGGCTTATGGAATCGAGAACTTCAGCGTAGAAGAATTGAACGTGGATATGCTTTCTGTTTCGGCGCATAAAATCAATGGACCAAAAGGAATTGGTTTTCTGTATATCCGAGGTGGAATTAAGCTGGCTCGCCAGCTTTTCGGCGGGGAACAGGAGAGGAAGAGGCGTGCAGGCACTGAAAATGTTGCAGCAATTGCCGGATTCCGGAAAGCTGTTCGGCTATCGCAACAAGAGCTTGAGCGCAAGCGCGCCTTATATCGGGATTTGCAGAAGCGTTTCATCAGCAAGCTTGAAGAGAGCGGAATCTCTTTCCAGCTGAACGGATTGCTTGATAATTCACTGCCTCATATTTTAAACTTAAGCTTTCCTGGTACAAATGTCGAAGCCATGCTTGTCAATCTCGACCTGGCCGGAATTGCGGCATCAAGTGGTTCAGCATGCACAGCAGGTTCCATTGACCCATCACATGTGCTGGTTGCAATGTTCGGAAAAGATTCTGACAAGCTGACGAACTCAATCCGTTTCAGTTTCGGATTAAACAATACACCAGAACAGATTGACAAAGCAGCTGCAGATACAGCTAATATTGTCCAGAGGCTCGCGAAAAACCAACGGGCATAA
- a CDS encoding Rrf2 family transcriptional regulator, which produces MKISTKGRYGLTIMIELAKKFGEGPISLKSIAQTNDLSEHYLEQLVAPLRNAGLVKSIRGAYGGYILGSEPSQISAGDIIRVLEGPISIVEGIEDEEPAKRELWTRIRDAVKDVLDNTTIEDLANHTDNFGESDAYMFYI; this is translated from the coding sequence ATGAAAATATCCACGAAAGGGCGCTATGGACTGACAATTATGATTGAGCTTGCCAAAAAGTTTGGCGAAGGGCCAATTTCTTTAAAGTCGATTGCGCAAACGAATGATTTATCAGAGCACTATTTAGAACAGCTGGTGGCTCCCCTGAGGAATGCCGGACTGGTAAAAAGCATCAGAGGAGCGTATGGAGGATATATTCTTGGTTCTGAGCCTTCGCAGATCTCAGCAGGCGATATCATCAGGGTCCTTGAAGGCCCAATCAGTATTGTCGAAGGCATTGAGGATGAAGAACCTGCAAAACGCGAACTGTGGACCCGTATCAGGGATGCAGTAAAAGATGTCCTGGACAACACCACGATTGAAGATCTTGCCAATCACACCGATAATTTTGGCGAGTCTGATGCGTACATGTTTTATATATAA
- a CDS encoding replication-associated recombination protein A, translated as MNLKPLAFRMRPRTIEEVIGQSHLVAEGKIINRMVKARQLSSMILYGPPGIGKTSIASAIAGSTNFAFRTLNAVTNNKKDMEVVAAEAKMSGKVILLLDEVHRLDKAKQDFLLPYLENGMIVLIGATTSNPYHAINPAIRSRCQIFELKPLEPEDIKTALRRAIADEERGLGNLKIELTEEALTHFATASGGDVRSSLNALELAVLSTEPNGEGIIHIDEGAAEECMQKKSLSHDKDGDAHYDVLSGFQKSIRGSDVNAALHYLGRLIEAGDLVSINRRLLVIAYEDIGLASPQAGQRTLAAIEAAERVGLPEARIPLANAVIELCLSPKSNSAYAAIDSALADIRSGISGEVPDHLKDAHYKGAKDLGRGVDYLYPHDYEGGWVKQQYLPDRIKNKVYYKPKKTGKFEQAIASIYEKITGHKK; from the coding sequence ATGAACCTTAAACCTCTTGCTTTCAGGATGAGGCCGCGGACGATCGAGGAAGTGATCGGCCAGTCCCACCTGGTAGCTGAAGGAAAAATCATAAACAGAATGGTCAAGGCGAGACAATTATCGTCAATGATTCTATATGGACCGCCTGGCATCGGGAAAACTTCGATTGCCAGTGCGATTGCCGGGAGCACGAATTTTGCATTCAGGACACTGAATGCCGTCACGAACAATAAAAAAGATATGGAAGTAGTAGCTGCAGAAGCGAAGATGTCAGGGAAAGTCATCCTGCTGCTTGATGAGGTGCACCGGCTTGACAAAGCAAAACAGGATTTCCTGCTTCCATATCTGGAAAATGGGATGATCGTCCTGATTGGTGCCACAACCAGCAATCCGTACCATGCGATCAATCCTGCCATCCGCTCAAGATGCCAGATTTTTGAATTGAAGCCGCTTGAACCAGAGGATATAAAAACAGCTTTGCGAAGAGCGATTGCCGATGAAGAAAGAGGCCTCGGCAACTTGAAGATCGAGCTGACAGAAGAGGCACTTACCCATTTCGCCACAGCCTCCGGCGGAGATGTGAGAAGCTCCTTGAATGCCCTGGAGCTTGCTGTTTTATCCACTGAACCAAATGGAGAAGGTATCATCCATATCGATGAGGGCGCAGCAGAAGAATGCATGCAGAAAAAGAGTCTCTCTCACGATAAAGATGGTGATGCACACTACGATGTCCTGTCAGGTTTCCAGAAGTCCATCAGGGGCAGCGATGTGAATGCGGCTCTCCATTATCTTGGAAGATTGATTGAAGCAGGCGATCTTGTCAGCATCAACCGAAGACTTCTGGTGATTGCCTATGAAGACATCGGATTGGCAAGTCCACAGGCTGGGCAAAGGACACTTGCAGCAATTGAAGCAGCCGAAAGAGTCGGCTTACCGGAGGCAAGGATTCCACTCGCTAATGCGGTGATCGAGTTATGCCTGTCCCCTAAATCGAACTCTGCTTATGCCGCCATTGATTCAGCACTGGCTGATATCCGCTCAGGCATCAGCGGAGAAGTGCCTGATCACTTAAAGGATGCCCACTACAAAGGGGCAAAGGACCTTGGGAGAGGAGTGGACTATCTGTACCCGCATGATTACGAGGGTGGCTGGGTCAAACAGCAGTATCTCCCGGACAGAATCAAAAACAAGGTATACTATAAACCAAAGAAAACCGGGAAGTTCGAACAGGCCATTGCCTCCATCTATGAAAAAATCACCGGACACAAAAAATAA
- a CDS encoding tRNA threonylcarbamoyladenosine dehydratase — MLHQFSRNELAIGKEGLDIMKNSTVAVLGIGGVGSFAAEALARSGVGKLILIDKDDVDITNVNRQLIALLSTVGKQKVEVMRDRIMDINPECEVVALKMFYTEETYEEIFGYDLDFIVDASDTISYKIHLIKESINRGIPMISSMGAANKMDPTRFQIADIFKTHTDPLAKVIRTRLRKEGIKKGIPVVFSDESPIVIREDVRKEVGNDNAEIRKAKMPPSSNAFVPSVAGLIMASHVVRELLKDIEIERVNS, encoded by the coding sequence ATGCTTCATCAATTTTCTAGAAATGAACTGGCCATCGGCAAAGAGGGCCTTGATATAATGAAAAACAGTACGGTAGCTGTATTAGGAATTGGCGGTGTCGGTTCATTTGCGGCAGAAGCACTGGCACGGTCTGGAGTTGGCAAACTAATTTTGATTGACAAGGATGATGTTGATATCACGAATGTCAACCGCCAGTTAATTGCGCTGCTTTCGACAGTCGGCAAGCAAAAGGTCGAAGTGATGCGTGACAGGATTATGGATATTAATCCCGAATGCGAAGTTGTAGCGCTGAAAATGTTCTATACTGAGGAAACCTATGAAGAGATCTTTGGCTACGACCTTGATTTTATTGTCGATGCTTCAGATACGATTTCTTATAAAATCCATCTGATCAAGGAATCCATCAACAGGGGCATTCCGATGATTTCAAGCATGGGTGCGGCTAATAAAATGGATCCTACGCGTTTCCAGATTGCTGATATTTTCAAGACCCATACCGATCCGCTGGCGAAAGTCATCCGTACCCGCCTGCGAAAAGAAGGAATCAAAAAAGGAATCCCTGTTGTCTTTTCAGACGAAAGCCCGATTGTCATCAGGGAGGATGTACGGAAAGAGGTAGGAAATGACAATGCCGAAATCCGCAAGGCTAAAATGCCTCCGTCTTCCAATGCGTTCGTTCCTTCAGTAGCGGGACTCATCATGGCCAGCCATGTAGTCAGGGAATTATTAAAAGACATCGAAATTGAGCGAGTGAACAGCTAA
- the aspS gene encoding aspartate--tRNA ligase, with the protein MFGRSYFCGEVTEKAVGEKVTLKGWVQKRRDLGGLIFIDLRDRTGLVQIVFNPEVSPEALSIAEKVRTEYVLDVKGTVIAREAGSVNENLKTGKIEVQVDDLTIINEAKTTPFVIADKTDVSEDVRLKYRYLDLRRPVMFETFKMRHQVTKAIRDYLDGEGFLDVETPILTKSTPEGARDYLVPSRVHPGEFYALPQSPQIFKQLMMVGGFERYYQIARCFRDEDLRADRQPEFTQIDIETSFMSQEEIMGLTEKMMQKVMKDVKGLEVTLPFPRMSYQEAMDRFGSDKPDTRFSMELVDLSETVKDSGFKVFASAVAGGGQVKAINVKGAASNYSRKDIDGLTEFVAVYGAKGLAWLKAEEDGLKGPISKFFGEEEQADLQAKLDVTAGDLLLFVADKKNVVADALGALRLKLGKELGLIDQSKFNFLWVTDWPLLEFDEEADRYFAAHHPFTMPVREDLPMLESDPANVKAQAYDLVLNGYELGGGSLRIFERDVQEKMFSVLGFTKEQAYEQFGFLLEAFEYGTPPHGGIALGLDRMVMLLAGRSNLRDTIAFPKTASASDLLTDAPGEVSGAQLDELHLSLNVKKDQ; encoded by the coding sequence GACAGAACCGGCCTTGTCCAGATTGTTTTCAATCCTGAAGTATCACCAGAGGCGCTTTCCATCGCCGAGAAGGTCCGTACAGAGTACGTCCTTGATGTAAAAGGGACTGTCATTGCCCGCGAAGCAGGCAGTGTGAACGAAAACCTTAAAACTGGAAAGATCGAAGTCCAGGTAGACGACCTGACCATTATCAATGAAGCGAAAACAACGCCGTTTGTAATTGCAGACAAAACGGATGTATCTGAAGATGTGCGTTTGAAATACCGCTATCTGGATCTTCGCCGCCCGGTCATGTTCGAGACTTTTAAAATGAGGCATCAGGTAACAAAAGCGATTCGCGATTACCTGGATGGCGAAGGGTTCCTGGATGTTGAAACACCAATCTTAACAAAGAGCACGCCTGAAGGAGCGAGGGACTATCTCGTACCAAGCCGTGTGCATCCGGGTGAATTCTACGCTCTTCCGCAATCTCCGCAGATTTTCAAGCAGCTGATGATGGTTGGCGGCTTCGAGCGTTACTACCAAATCGCCCGATGCTTCCGTGACGAGGACCTGCGTGCTGACCGCCAGCCAGAATTCACGCAGATTGATATCGAAACAAGCTTCATGAGCCAGGAAGAGATCATGGGCCTAACTGAAAAAATGATGCAAAAAGTCATGAAGGATGTAAAAGGATTGGAAGTGACATTGCCATTCCCTCGCATGAGTTACCAGGAAGCAATGGACCGCTTTGGATCCGACAAGCCGGATACACGCTTCAGCATGGAGCTTGTTGACCTTTCCGAAACAGTCAAGGATTCAGGGTTCAAGGTATTCGCATCTGCTGTCGCAGGAGGTGGCCAGGTCAAGGCAATCAATGTAAAAGGTGCGGCATCCAATTACTCACGCAAGGATATTGATGGCCTGACTGAATTTGTGGCTGTATACGGAGCGAAAGGCCTGGCTTGGCTGAAAGCGGAAGAGGATGGCCTAAAAGGGCCAATCTCAAAATTCTTTGGCGAAGAAGAGCAGGCTGATCTTCAAGCTAAGCTTGATGTCACGGCGGGTGACCTTCTGCTGTTCGTAGCGGACAAGAAAAATGTCGTGGCAGATGCGCTTGGTGCATTGCGCCTGAAGCTTGGAAAAGAGCTCGGACTGATCGACCAGAGCAAATTCAACTTCCTCTGGGTGACAGACTGGCCACTGTTGGAATTCGACGAAGAAGCAGACCGTTACTTCGCTGCACACCATCCATTTACGATGCCAGTCCGCGAAGACCTTCCAATGCTTGAGAGCGATCCAGCGAATGTAAAAGCACAGGCATATGACCTTGTTCTGAACGGCTATGAACTTGGCGGCGGATCCTTAAGGATTTTTGAAAGAGATGTCCAGGAAAAAATGTTCTCAGTGCTGGGATTCACTAAAGAACAGGCATATGAACAATTCGGCTTCCTGCTTGAAGCCTTTGAATATGGCACACCGCCACATGGAGGCATAGCGCTTGGACTAGACAGAATGGTGATGCTGCTTGCGGGCAGGTCAAACCTCCGCGACACAATCGCCTTCCCGAAAACAGCAAGCGCAAGCGACCTTTTGACAGACGCTCCTGGAGAAGTTAGCGGAGCCCAGCTGGATGAATTGCATTTGTCATTAAATGTTAAAAAAGACCAGTAA